In Mustela lutreola isolate mMusLut2 chromosome 4, mMusLut2.pri, whole genome shotgun sequence, the genomic stretch ttgagGCATCTAAAAAAAGTCTATTATTAAATTTTGACTCCAAAGTAttctaaacaaacagaaaagggaaaacaaaaaattccaaCATCCTGAAGTAACAAGAATTGGTAATCCTGGAGGACAGTTACTTTTTAACTGTTTTCCAGAAAGTTACAGGAAACATAGGGCTCCTTTTAGAACTTAGAACATTCTCCGACTTCTCATTTCCTTATGTGGCTACTTTTTATTCTTACATCTATCTCTTTGATTTGTTAATCTTATgtgagacctgagctgaattaaAATCATGCTTCATGCTTTGGTTGCAACCTGTTACTGTAACCCACCGCGCCCCCCAATTCCTCATTTCCTAAgctagaaatgaaaatacacGCTTACAAAACATCGAACATTCAGGGCGCTAACCACTATTTTACCTTCTAAAAAATCCTTCTTTTCAAACATCAATAAATATCGCCAATGGATTTTTCTCAGCAAGTCTCAGTTATAATAATTGCAATAAAATTAAGATCTTTAACACTATATCactaaagtttaaaagaaaaattctccaAGGAGTCTTACCTCAAGCTTAGAAGTAATCCGAAAATTCTGGGTTTGCAGGAAGTTCTCTCCCTTAAAGCATTGGAGTTGACGATTTTAGCAACAGTAACAAATCTTGTCAGGACACCAAATGATTTTTAGTACCTCCCGTCCAGTAACTGTTGCCTTTCAGAAGGAAGGACTGAATTCCGCATAAAAATTTTCTCCTCTGACTGAGCATCAGCGAAATTCGGCTTTCTGCGCGCGAAGAGACGGGGAGGGACCAAAAGGACCCcggggggagaaaaggaagagaaggtgaTACATGAAAAAGTCTAACTACATATGAGCGCGCCTGGGTGGGGGCAGGTTTGAGGGTCCGGAGTTGGGGGTTCATTCCGGACACTCCCGGGGCACCAGAGTTCACGCTGGCGACTAGTGAAAGACCCTCCCCTCAGAGCTTGCTCCGCCACTAACCGCGCCCCGCGGAGCTTTGACCTCCAAAACTGGTCCGCTTGGCGATACCGCCTCTTCGGCTCCAGATTGACGCCTTTGGTTGGTTCTCAGAGGGATCCCTCAGCAAGGCTCGTCCAATAGAGAGCTCTGCCGATGGCCGGGCCgctccacccctcccccgcccctcgcTGAGGGCCCGCCCCTGCCCCGCGCCCGGGAGCGGAGGAGAGTAAATACAACAGGAGCGCAAAATGGCGGACCCGCCGAGCCCGGTGGACggcgctgctgccgccgccgcagccgctgTCGCCTCGGAGAAAGAACCGTTTGGCAAATTGCAGCCCTCCTTCCGGGACCCACCGGGTCCTCTGTCGGCCAAGAAGGTCCGTACTGAGGAGAAGAAGGCGCCACGGAGACTGAACGGAGAGGGGGGCAGCGGCGGGAACAGCAGGCAGCTGCAGCCGCTGGCGGCACCTTCGCCTCAGAGCTATGGCAGCCCCGCGTCTTGGAGCTTTCCCGGGCTGTCTGCTGTCCCCTCCTCGTCCTCTGCTCGGAGCAGTTTCTCTTTTTCCGCTGGCTCGGCGGTCCCTTCCTCAGCCTCCGCTTCCTCGTCTCAGCCGGTGCCGCGCAAACTGCTGGTCCCTCCTACGCTGCTGCACGCTCAGCCTCACCATCTCTTGCTGCCGGCCGCCGCCTCCTCGGCCAACGCCAAGCCGCGGCGACCTAAGGAGAAgcgagagaaggaaaggaggaggcaCGGCCTCGGCGGGGCAGGCGGGGCCGCTCGGGAGGAGAACGGGGACGTGAAGCCGCTGCCGCGAGGTGGGTACCggagctgggagggggaggggagggcgtcCCGGGTCCCCGCCACCTCCTCGCGCCCGCggggccggggcagggggagCGCGGGGGCCGCGGGCGCCAGCCTGGAGGGGGCGGGAGGCGTCCCGTTCTCAAAAGGCGATTTTGCAGTCCCCTTGGGGACAGGAAATGGAGCCTGTAATTTCGGTTACAGCGAGGGGAATGGCcgaaactctttattttttatattgtttctcTCTCCCAGTTAATGCGCTGCAAGATTTATAGAATATGGTCTAGAGTACCCGCCTAGGTGTGCTGGTCTTCggagggagatggggggaaaTGGGATCGCCAAGGGTTTGGTCTTCTAAAAGGTGCTTGATTCATTATTAGACGGTTTAGAGGTGATCACAGAATTCGTATTTGTGACACAGGCTCCAACGCCAGAAAATCCTGTCAAAAAAAGGGGTGTGGAGAGCCTTGGCGTCAGCTGGAAGCTACCAGAGGCCTGAGCTTTCATCCCTATTAGGGAAATGAGGTAGAGTGCAGGGCCCGAAGTGTGTGTGCTGTTTCGTAAGGTACCTGTCCTGCAGCCTCCTCCTCATCGTTTCGTATTCTCAAGTGTTCTGAGTGGTCCTGTTTGGAATACCACCACCCTTCAGAAAGAATTTTCAGCCATATTCTTTTTTCCTGCAGCAAATTATAAAATCAGGAGCGTTGACGTTTTTTGGCCAGATCAAGTGACGGCAAAATGTTTTAGCATCAGAAAATGGCAAATTCGTAAGCGTCCTTTTCAGACAGGTCTAGGTAGTTCTCTTTTAAACTGTAGGCTAGCTGTGTAGTTTgcagaaagtatttatttaaaatagatcgtcctatttatttagttattgatACACGGTGATCTGACGGTGGTACAACATGGAGAGTGGTTGAAAATTAGATATTGATGTGACCAAAAGCCTAAGGCACGTGATGAcctttaatataaatatacactGAGAATGTATTATgagagtatttttgtttttgaggaaaaATGACATGTCAAGGAGTTTTAGTATTGCTGTTCTAACTGCAGCTTAAATCGTGAATAATTCTCTATATGTTTGAATTAGAATGGctgtttttacaattttttaaaatactacacAGGAGCATATAGTTAGCAGGGTTACTTCTTCCCTGCTGGTTGCGGGTAGAAAAGCTTGGACAACTAAGCATAGCCACCAGGTACTCCCGCACAGGGAAAAGTTCTCTCAGTTTTAGAGTTTTGCTTCTAGGAAAGTGGTTTTGAGGATGGAACTTACACTACTTTTAGACTGGAATTTTAGGTGGTAAgttattttaaagctattttgtCATAATGCTCAcctttaaaagttaaaagtgCCCGAAAGTCTGTGCCTTTGCAGCTTGGTATTAGTCTTATTTGTGATGTGTAAGCCAcgtattttttcttccaagttcttTGAATGAGGAAGTGAATGCGGGGTGTAACATTGTCAGGGTAGGAATGGCTGAAAGGAAATAAGCATTCTTTCACAAGTCTAACTTAAAATGTGGAGCATAAAGATGGCCCTTAATGTGAAATGGCTGTTCAAGAGAGAtttctccagtttttaaaatttcatttagaatCCTCCTTTCGAAGGCTCCAGCTTATCTTACGAAGCCTTAATATGAGGAGTGATAGCTTCTACGTTAGGATGTGGGGAACGTGTTTTTCCGTGACCTCTGTAGGATGTTTTTGATTAGTGACTAGATACAAAAACCCttgtaggattttcttttttttttgagagagaaatgctgctattttactgaagaaaaactaaaaatcaaagagaaggaTTTTTCATTGTCTTAATGATAATGGTGAAAATCTTAAGTATTCTCCTCCTAAAGTTCAGGTTTAACTAAATTGAGGTtctgttttaatcattttaagaaaattcgTCAGCAACAGtgttattaaaatagaaaattatatattcattcaatatAAGCATAATTACAAATAGGAAGGTTCTAATTTGTAATACAGTCTGTTTCTCTGGGCTTTATGTAAGAATCTTAGTGAGtggttggggcatctggctgcctcagtccctggagcatgcagctcttgatctcaggtcagtgagttcgagccccaccctgggcttagccttaacttaaaattaaaaaaaaaatcttaaacagtggatgtcttttgttttaaatacataaCTCTTTCTAATGTTGCTCGAAGTTCTATACTTACTTCATGGATAGCACAGGATGATAGAAGTTATCCCATCCCTGGCTGATGGAACAAGCTGAATCAGAACAGGAAGTGAGCTATAAAGACACCTAAGCAAAGAAAATAGATCCTTCCCTCAAAAGGCAAACAGACATCCAAAAAATCAAGCTCCAAATTCCAATACCCAGTTGAGTTTCTGTATggtagtaggattttttttttttttttttttttttgtctttagtgAGAACTGCCTAAATTTTTACATTGGCTACTATCCTAACAGAAATTACTTGTAGTAAATGAAACTGTGTATGAAAAGGGTTGGCAGGCCATTTAGTAAATGTCATTTGAGTCAGAAACATGatgatttgttttttaacctcctaataaattaaaaagtggatcAGTCCAGATAGAGTAAGGATCGTTGACAGATCTAAAAGTGAAGAGTGATTAACAGAATTACAAAGGGATAGCAGTCCAAGCCCTTTTAGCATAAGAGTTGGTGCCTTAACACACCAAAAACCTGTGAGGTCATCTAGTCATAGTGGGTAGCTGACTTCCATGATAGTCTGAGTCATCATgtaaaagttaaatttatttttttttatttttattttttttaaaaatttttattaaatttatttttcctaaaaagaaaatgtgcaagactttttagattttaaatgagaaaaataaccaGATTTAGTGGTTAGAGAGGTAATCTACTTAAGAGTTCACAGCCAATTTTTCTGTAAGATTGAATAAATTTTTGAATTGGTAAATATGGAAGGTAAGAGTGGACATGTACTGAAGATGTTCGACATTTAGAATTATGTTATGGCAAACAGCAGAACAAACATATTATTAGATAACAAAGTGCCATAAGGATTGCAGTAACCAATAAAACTTGTATAGATCTTATTTTTGTTAGTGCTTTTGCTTtgcatttattaacttatttttttctttaggatgaTCCTGTGAAGTATTCCAAGATAAAACCAGGGCATTTCACAGAACGTTTGGCTTGGAAGTATTGTTACAGAATTTAACTGTAATGAAAATAGAGTCTTTTTTTAGAAttgaataaaaattacttttgtttctattttaattcgttagtatacagtgttatattcgtttcaggtgtactgtaccatacagtgattcagcagttccatcTATCACCAGATGATCATCATAAGTGCACGCCTTaaaccccatcacctatttaacctatCCCCCACCCACTCGGAGGAGCCtttggtttgttctctatagttaagagcctgttAGAAGTGAATAGTTTAAGGTATGTAAATGTCAGTGATTTAAGGGGGTAGGTATTGGAAGACTTTTCAAACTAGACTTTTCCCTATCTTTCTATGTTAATTCCACAATTTTAGGTTAAATTTATactcagaggggtgcctgggtggctcagtgggttaaggttaaagcctctgccttggctcaggtcatgatcccaggatcctggaatcaagccccacatcaggctctctgcttggcagggagcctgcttcctgcgctctctctctctcgctcgcgctctctctctctctctctgcctgcctctctgcctagttgtgatcactatttgtcaaataaaataaataataaaaatctttaaaaaaaattcatagaggTTTTGTCATTATGACCATATATTTGTCACTGCTGAAATAGTTTactgtgatttcattttcttgtgtaaCCTTTGTTGTTCATGCctcattttttcatttgcttagttTTGTCTGGCAAAGTCTTTCTATACCCTCCAGCAGCTGCATAAAATGCTTCTCAGTACAATTTTCCACATGGTCAAATCTGTCAGATAAACTTATCAGTTCTATTTGTTCCTGTAGTCATCTCCTCTGTAGCtgtctttcttcctgctttagtcTGGATTG encodes the following:
- the TMEM60 gene encoding transmembrane protein 60 isoform X1; its protein translation is MNPQLRTLKPAPTQARSYVVRLFHVSPSLPFLPPGSFWSLPVSSRAESRISLMLSQRRKFLCGIQSFLLKGNSYWTGENFLQTQNFRITSKLEINVCLKVWSAGTMSTCKPEGYTLGMEPDVGLELTTPRWKPEMGPRVMKLNQMRTQTPQK